From the genome of Vibrio navarrensis, one region includes:
- a CDS encoding pyridoxal phosphate-dependent decarboxylase family protein gives MDKVTSHSWLDEKHNRLSARFAERHQSVLRQFFARDPNLWPLYKIKEIKELVNSKKNLFTPYNLALRHRISSESVIPHQVNPLVRFDPLALYAAATTKNWDDPASVENVISTPCDPAIHGAMLATIANPNLVYSEYAGNATELEKVVVRQMANLVGYNTADATGLFTQGGTFCNLYGYLLGLRKCFPESVMHGFRDKQFAFINSQAGHYSNMTNLSLLGVNIEEQLIRVRLRENNQIDVQDLAKQLDKCLQEGKAIPTILLTFGTTDTFAIDDVAEVYLTRERICRQYALSYRPHIHVDAAVGWSLLFFRDYDFAQNPLGINSATLDGIEGHASLINGLRFADSISIDFQKWGYVPYTSSLLLVKKRQDMEFLKQDPNYFSYFEPQQRDNTHLQATIECSRSAVGVFSAYSALASMGFEGYQTLVAHGLQNANYMRCLLSQWPNCYVVSGENQGPCVTFRLYNPQLKESARAQFYRERRLIKQKAYMENIVSSATFHRNHFLSRQRRELKTNWITSMARTNYDEQGRCLFLPGEKAVFLNPNTRRSDIEAFVHGLFS, from the coding sequence ATGGATAAAGTCACGTCCCATTCTTGGTTGGACGAAAAACATAATCGCCTGTCTGCACGTTTTGCAGAACGGCACCAAAGTGTATTAAGGCAGTTTTTTGCCCGCGACCCCAACCTTTGGCCATTGTATAAAATCAAGGAAATCAAAGAGCTAGTTAATAGCAAAAAGAACTTGTTCACGCCTTACAACTTGGCTTTACGTCACCGAATTAGTAGTGAGAGTGTCATTCCTCATCAGGTGAACCCCTTGGTTCGTTTTGATCCTCTAGCACTTTACGCGGCGGCAACGACCAAAAATTGGGATGATCCAGCCTCAGTGGAAAACGTTATTTCCACTCCTTGTGATCCCGCGATTCACGGAGCGATGTTGGCAACGATTGCGAATCCTAACTTGGTTTACAGTGAGTACGCTGGTAACGCGACCGAACTGGAAAAAGTAGTCGTCCGGCAAATGGCCAATTTGGTCGGATACAATACGGCAGATGCTACTGGTTTGTTTACTCAAGGAGGAACGTTTTGCAATCTTTATGGTTATTTACTTGGGCTGCGTAAATGCTTCCCGGAGTCAGTCATGCATGGATTTCGTGACAAGCAATTTGCGTTTATCAACTCCCAAGCGGGACACTACTCAAATATGACTAATCTCTCCTTGCTTGGCGTAAATATTGAAGAGCAATTGATTCGAGTGCGTTTGCGGGAAAATAACCAAATCGATGTTCAGGATTTGGCCAAGCAACTGGATAAATGTTTACAGGAAGGGAAGGCCATTCCCACGATTCTACTGACTTTTGGTACAACCGATACCTTTGCCATTGATGATGTGGCAGAAGTCTATTTGACTCGTGAGCGGATCTGTCGTCAATATGCGCTGTCTTATCGACCTCATATTCATGTCGATGCGGCAGTGGGTTGGAGCCTGCTCTTTTTCCGTGATTACGATTTCGCACAGAATCCACTTGGCATCAATTCAGCAACCTTGGATGGCATCGAAGGCCATGCGTCATTGATTAACGGATTGCGATTCGCTGATTCGATCAGCATTGATTTTCAAAAATGGGGCTATGTGCCTTACACGTCGAGCTTATTGTTGGTTAAAAAACGCCAAGATATGGAGTTTTTGAAACAAGATCCGAACTACTTCTCTTATTTTGAGCCTCAGCAGCGAGATAACACTCATCTACAGGCGACCATCGAGTGCTCGCGCAGTGCGGTGGGCGTGTTTTCCGCCTATTCCGCCTTGGCAAGTATGGGGTTTGAAGGTTACCAAACGCTGGTGGCACATGGGCTACAAAATGCCAATTATATGCGCTGTTTGCTGTCACAATGGCCGAACTGCTATGTCGTATCGGGGGAGAACCAAGGGCCGTGTGTCACATTTCGTCTTTACAATCCACAGCTGAAAGAGAGCGCTCGGGCGCAGTTTTACCGCGAACGCCGTTTGATCAAGCAGAAGGCGTATATGGAAAACATTGTTTCCAGTGCAACCTTTCATCGTAATCACTTTCTCTCACGTCAAAGGCGTGAACTGAAAACCAACTGGATTACATCGATGGCGAGAACCAATTACGACGAACAGGGCCGTTGTCTATTTCTGCCCGGTGAGAAGGCCGTTTTTCTCAATCCCAACACTCGGCGCAGCGACATTGAAGCTTTTGTACACGGTCTGTTTAGTTAA
- the dcuC gene encoding anaerobic C4-dicarboxylate transporter DcuC produces the protein MLELLIGTMVTIAVGYFIVKGYRASGVLLTAGILLLILTGILGHKVLPGKIASTGNMLTDALEYVKFMLQNRGGGLGMQIMLLCGFASYMTHIGANNVVVKQFSKPLSVIKSPYVLLVAAYIVACLMSLAVSSATGLGVLLMATLFPMMTAMGISRPAAAAVCASPAAIILSPTSGDVVIAAEKSGLALDVFAVQTVLPVSICAIIVMAIATFFWNKYLDKKDNTPMEKIDVSDIQADAPAFYALLPFLPIIGVFLFNGRTIEGLELDIYTIVVLSIFIGALVHYVVNKFDGKKALEDMDACYDGMADAFKGVVMLLVAAGVFAQGLMSIGAIDNLLHLAETAGAGGIALMFILTALTVAAAIATGSGNAPFYAFVELAPSLAAKMGINPAFLIIPMLQASNLGRTISPVSGVVVATSGMAHLSPFEVVKRTSVPVLAGLITVILGTMVLVPMSA, from the coding sequence ATGTTGGAACTCTTAATAGGCACTATGGTGACCATCGCCGTCGGTTACTTTATCGTCAAAGGCTACCGAGCATCCGGCGTCCTTTTGACAGCCGGTATTTTGCTACTGATCCTCACCGGCATTTTGGGCCACAAAGTACTCCCAGGCAAAATCGCCTCAACGGGGAACATGCTGACCGACGCTCTGGAATACGTTAAGTTCATGCTGCAAAACCGCGGTGGCGGCCTAGGCATGCAGATCATGCTGCTGTGTGGTTTTGCGTCTTACATGACGCATATTGGTGCAAACAACGTCGTGGTGAAGCAGTTTTCCAAACCACTTTCCGTGATCAAATCCCCTTACGTTCTTTTGGTTGCCGCCTACATTGTCGCGTGTTTGATGTCACTTGCGGTAAGTTCCGCAACGGGTCTGGGTGTGTTACTGATGGCGACTCTTTTCCCGATGATGACCGCAATGGGCATCTCTCGCCCTGCCGCGGCCGCCGTCTGCGCTTCACCAGCTGCTATCATTCTTTCTCCAACCTCAGGCGACGTGGTGATCGCCGCTGAAAAATCAGGCCTAGCGCTAGACGTTTTTGCCGTACAAACCGTTCTGCCAGTCTCAATCTGCGCCATCATTGTTATGGCTATTGCCACTTTCTTCTGGAACAAGTATCTGGATAAGAAAGACAACACACCAATGGAAAAAATTGATGTGTCAGATATTCAAGCTGACGCGCCCGCGTTCTATGCCCTGCTGCCTTTCTTACCGATCATCGGCGTATTTCTGTTTAACGGCCGTACCATTGAAGGACTTGAGCTGGACATCTACACCATCGTGGTGCTGTCGATTTTCATCGGTGCTTTGGTCCATTACGTGGTCAACAAGTTTGATGGCAAAAAGGCGCTAGAAGATATGGACGCGTGCTATGACGGCATGGCTGACGCGTTTAAAGGTGTGGTGATGCTTTTGGTCGCCGCTGGGGTGTTCGCCCAAGGTTTGATGTCCATCGGTGCGATTGACAATCTGCTCCATCTTGCAGAAACCGCAGGCGCAGGTGGTATTGCACTAATGTTCATCCTCACCGCATTAACCGTCGCTGCCGCCATTGCTACTGGCTCTGGCAATGCCCCTTTTTATGCATTCGTTGAACTTGCGCCATCATTGGCGGCCAAAATGGGCATCAACCCGGCGTTCTTGATCATCCCAATGCTTCAAGCCTCTAACTTGGGACGTACCATTTCACCAGTGTCTGGTGTCGTTGTTGCCACTTCTGGCATGGCGCACCTCAGCCCATTTGAAGTAGTAAAACGCACCTCTGTGCCCGTCTTAGCTGGCCTTATCACTGTGATTCTCGGAACCATGGTGCTGGTGCCAATGAGTGCCTAA
- a CDS encoding MAPEG family protein gives MVTALYAAILSLIMIWLSTKVIAQRKAGQIKYADGGHPALIIARSAQSNAVEYIPITLILMALAEYNGAQLVWIHALGVLFVVGRIAHARAILSDTLPWRVRGMMLTFGVILALAITNLIYLPYERLW, from the coding sequence ATGGTAACTGCACTTTACGCCGCGATTTTATCACTCATCATGATTTGGCTCTCGACTAAGGTGATTGCTCAGCGCAAAGCGGGACAAATCAAATATGCCGATGGTGGCCACCCAGCACTCATTATTGCCCGAAGTGCGCAAAGCAATGCGGTGGAATACATTCCAATCACGCTAATTTTGATGGCATTGGCCGAGTATAATGGCGCGCAGTTGGTATGGATTCACGCGCTTGGCGTCTTGTTTGTGGTCGGACGTATTGCCCATGCCCGAGCGATTTTATCTGACACTCTGCCTTGGCGTGTCAGAGGAATGATGTTGACCTTTGGCGTGATTTTAGCTCTGGCGATAACAAACCTGATCTATTTGCCATATGAGCGCTTATGGTAG
- a CDS encoding substrate-binding periplasmic protein — MSLILSLGYILSASKSLEGIRYAEKEWSIALPFCRFAFFLTLLWPFFSFANNETITRSLKICGDGVDWPPYTYLMDGKAAGYDADTIAALFSPLGIKYQIELTSWTRCLKATKEGTVDIALSASYNAIRARYYHYTHAYYAITPVYIFAPQNHAKEPEIIQAKDIDKFQTCGTYGYSYSTFGIDTGLIKQVDVSLHKALQALQQKDCDLVLIWKEVLAGFKHVWDIDYLNDRFQTRDVPGVTPTPMHFLVSKKLSDGEMIRDLINRRLYELDTNGKLEQLRQKHRF; from the coding sequence TTGTCACTCATTCTATCTCTTGGGTATATACTTAGCGCAAGTAAGTCATTAGAAGGGATTCGTTATGCAGAAAAGGAATGGTCCATCGCTTTGCCGTTTTGCCGTTTTGCTTTTTTTCTTACTCTTCTATGGCCATTTTTTAGCTTTGCAAATAATGAGACCATCACACGTTCTCTTAAGATATGCGGTGATGGCGTTGACTGGCCACCATACACTTACCTTATGGATGGCAAGGCGGCAGGATATGACGCAGACACGATCGCGGCCCTTTTTAGCCCTTTGGGCATAAAATACCAAATTGAGTTAACGTCTTGGACACGCTGTCTTAAAGCGACCAAAGAAGGCACCGTTGACATCGCTTTAAGCGCTTCGTACAACGCCATTCGAGCCCGGTATTATCACTACACACACGCTTATTATGCTATTACTCCCGTGTATATTTTCGCCCCGCAAAACCACGCCAAAGAACCGGAGATTATCCAAGCTAAAGACATCGACAAATTTCAGACCTGTGGCACCTATGGGTACAGCTATTCCACTTTCGGCATTGATACCGGCCTTATCAAACAAGTTGATGTGTCTCTTCACAAAGCTTTGCAAGCGCTACAACAAAAAGATTGCGATTTGGTGCTGATCTGGAAAGAAGTGTTGGCGGGCTTTAAACATGTCTGGGATATAGATTATCTCAACGATCGCTTTCAAACACGCGACGTACCCGGCGTTACACCTACTCCTATGCACTTTTTAGTGTCTAAGAAGCTTTCCGATGGAGAGATGATCAGAGACTTAATCAATCGACGACTGTATGAGCTTGATACGAACGGAAAGCTTGAACAACTGCGCCAAAAACATCGTTTCTAG
- a CDS encoding sulfite exporter TauE/SafE family protein: MPDQVMLLAVLLIFVGSFVQTAIGFGLAIVSAPLLIIIAPEYVPAPICLVALFISILNALKHKSSVEIGGLKMALIGRIPGSVAGGFLLVLVSTDVLALWIGLLVLFAVAVSLLPYRVEPTPLRMSVAGFFSGLFGTSSGIGGPPMALLLQHQEANQLRGNLSAFFVFSSLISLTIQIPAGFFTLYHLKITLPLIPAAWFGYRLALWSTHSLAKEKIRYVALLLCFVSGLGALWQGMDLS, encoded by the coding sequence ATGCCAGATCAAGTGATGTTGTTGGCGGTATTGTTGATCTTCGTCGGATCATTTGTGCAGACCGCGATTGGCTTTGGTCTTGCTATTGTTTCTGCGCCGCTACTTATCATTATCGCTCCCGAATATGTTCCTGCCCCAATCTGTCTAGTGGCTCTGTTTATTTCCATCCTCAATGCGCTAAAACACAAGAGCAGCGTTGAAATTGGCGGGCTGAAAATGGCCCTAATTGGCCGTATTCCGGGCTCTGTTGCTGGCGGTTTTCTATTGGTTTTGGTTTCCACTGATGTACTTGCTTTATGGATTGGCTTGTTGGTGCTGTTTGCAGTCGCGGTGAGCTTATTGCCTTATCGAGTAGAGCCAACACCGCTAAGAATGAGCGTAGCTGGTTTTTTTTCAGGCTTATTTGGCACCAGTTCTGGTATAGGGGGGCCGCCAATGGCTTTGCTCCTACAGCATCAAGAGGCCAACCAACTACGTGGTAATTTGTCTGCTTTCTTTGTGTTTAGCTCGCTTATCTCGCTCACAATTCAGATCCCAGCGGGATTTTTTACTCTGTATCACTTGAAAATTACCTTGCCGCTAATACCCGCTGCATGGTTTGGCTATCGTCTTGCTCTATGGAGTACTCACTCATTGGCAAAAGAGAAGATCCGCTATGTTGCACTCTTGCTCTGTTTTGTCAGTGGGTTGGGAGCACTTTGGCAAGGAATGGACTTGTCTTAG
- the yqfB gene encoding N(4)-acetylcytidine aminohydrolase — protein MNTPNKITFFECFESDILSGKKTITIRDEAESHYVPGSQVDVATFEDDRLFCRIEILSIEPISLSELNDHHASQENMTLPVLKEVIAEIYPGLESLYVIAYKLV, from the coding sequence ATGAACACACCCAATAAAATTACGTTCTTTGAATGCTTTGAAAGCGACATCTTATCAGGGAAGAAGACCATCACCATTAGAGATGAGGCGGAGAGTCACTACGTTCCCGGTAGCCAAGTTGACGTGGCGACTTTTGAGGATGATAGACTGTTTTGTCGTATTGAGATTCTTTCGATCGAGCCGATTTCGCTGTCTGAACTGAATGACCACCATGCTAGCCAAGAAAATATGACGCTACCCGTGTTAAAAGAGGTGATCGCAGAAATCTATCCCGGCTTGGAAAGTTTGTATGTAATTGCATATAAGTTAGTCTAA
- a CDS encoding START domain-containing protein → MNIHLTFTCICFTLISIPILASPERGWTFDSADNGITIHFREHSDDLVEVKAQMFTPTTYGGFLRLLQDTDKVPEWVDNVSGSVVVKQISPSENIVYTQFSAPWPAKDRDMLTYSKFRIDAEGFRLEISDAPQAILPPQADYIRITSVHAVWQLKKLTDGNTHIEYTVFADPAGALPNWLINKLAKESARTTFENLRAQLPHFQTDEHPEVNE, encoded by the coding sequence ATGAATATTCACCTAACTTTCACGTGCATTTGCTTCACACTTATCAGCATCCCAATCCTCGCTTCTCCTGAGCGAGGATGGACATTCGATTCTGCCGACAATGGTATTACCATCCATTTCCGAGAACACAGCGATGACTTGGTTGAGGTAAAAGCGCAGATGTTCACCCCAACGACATATGGTGGCTTTCTTCGTCTATTGCAAGATACCGATAAGGTCCCAGAGTGGGTTGATAACGTAAGCGGCAGCGTGGTGGTCAAGCAGATCAGCCCAAGCGAGAATATTGTCTATACGCAGTTCTCCGCACCTTGGCCAGCCAAAGATCGGGATATGCTTACTTACTCAAAGTTTCGTATTGATGCCGAAGGGTTTCGCTTAGAAATTAGCGATGCGCCGCAAGCCATCTTGCCACCACAAGCTGACTATATTCGTATCACATCCGTTCACGCAGTTTGGCAACTGAAAAAATTGACCGATGGCAATACGCATATTGAATACACGGTTTTTGCTGATCCTGCCGGCGCCCTCCCCAATTGGCTGATCAATAAACTTGCCAAAGAGAGCGCACGCACGACTTTTGAGAATCTCAGAGCCCAGCTACCGCACTTTCAAACAGACGAGCACCCCGAGGTTAATGAGTAA
- a CDS encoding chromosome segregation ATPase, with product MNIVPKLLLTLMMCLFSLKSAYCGVNAQPNAGPFPFALFGEDLDHNSVRDDVDQAIANMADSQAQHLYLVKYAQLSSQILLHRYEQDDYANLLFANDLYDEITRLRMCSTKYDVDGKDAYDLTNKLNRVIYNTEDRILAYLQFEKYIMPSALAGEKGC from the coding sequence ATGAATATCGTACCAAAATTACTACTAACTTTGATGATGTGTCTATTTAGCCTCAAATCAGCATATTGTGGTGTAAATGCGCAGCCAAACGCTGGTCCCTTTCCATTCGCTCTATTTGGTGAGGACTTAGACCACAACTCAGTAAGGGATGACGTCGATCAAGCAATCGCAAACATGGCAGATAGCCAAGCACAGCATCTATATTTAGTTAAATATGCACAGCTTTCTTCTCAAATATTGCTACATCGTTATGAACAGGATGACTACGCGAATTTGCTCTTTGCCAATGATCTCTATGATGAAATCACTCGGCTACGTATGTGCAGTACTAAATATGACGTCGATGGTAAAGATGCTTACGATCTAACCAATAAACTCAATCGGGTTATATATAACACCGAAGATCGGATATTGGCATACTTGCAGTTTGAGAAGTACATCATGCCAAGTGCTTTAGCTGGGGAAAAGGGCTGCTGA
- a CDS encoding M9 family metallopeptidase → MNIQQSKRSVLALSILLSLSGCGNDSGSGSSASTTQTDKPDTPIIIPDDGLAHSGQCTTSELIAEPNNLTSRIANADYDCMSSWFNASQTEADAIFSEQNVSLVNDTLNSIVARYQGDEKDAQQLYYLAEFIKAAYKNRHDTYARLLAPFSVDLSHAIATTSATFLRNAHALDTGDEQMKALGSMLIIVDSVRQLHVAAEDVFALLNRFDSSLADNYYYRKAINNIFIAMAGHSQSRDFYQLLTDNQSYIDTLSNFITTNRWAIGTDNEFLLGNAARELARLIQTQDSALKTKMTQTLSNLLQQFPLGGDSDRIWVGIAEMVNAYAPDLAEQLSLQDAKARLRQRVITFTHHCQGPAQILAQSMTLEQAEQVCRTLNDKEADFHAVAKTNKVPVPDDNSSKVDVIVFKTKDDYSTYSSFLFGNSTNNGGQFLERDPAQVGNIPRFVAYQNGWDDDFSILNLEHEYVHYLDGRFNQYGDFHTTMREGHIVWWLEGFAEYMYYKEGYQAALVLGKEKTHTLSEVFSTSYNDGVNRIYRWGYLGVRFLFEKHPEAVEQLLSYSRQGEYKQWVAYLKQIGPIYDEEFSSWLDEVGKDIDDTVTPPSKVEKPLELIINTPFAIAGVQYSEKLFYVDVAANTRELTFTIQGSGDADLYACFDKVCHYYDHQWSNYAHGSDETIQIDKESDGYVKAGRYYLSISGREAFDVHVSAITH, encoded by the coding sequence ATGAACATTCAACAAAGCAAACGATCGGTTCTCGCTCTTTCGATCCTGCTCAGTCTCAGTGGTTGTGGCAACGACTCCGGCAGCGGCTCTTCTGCTAGCACAACTCAAACGGATAAACCGGACACACCCATTATAATACCGGATGATGGCCTAGCACATTCCGGCCAATGTACAACGTCTGAACTTATTGCGGAGCCTAACAACCTTACCTCTCGCATCGCCAATGCTGATTACGATTGCATGAGTTCTTGGTTCAATGCCAGTCAGACCGAAGCGGATGCCATTTTCTCTGAACAAAACGTCTCTCTGGTCAACGATACGCTCAATAGCATTGTGGCACGCTATCAAGGAGATGAAAAAGACGCACAGCAGCTCTACTACTTAGCCGAGTTCATCAAAGCCGCATACAAGAATCGCCATGATACTTATGCTCGCCTACTCGCCCCTTTTAGTGTCGACTTAAGTCATGCGATTGCGACCACTTCGGCGACATTTTTACGTAATGCTCATGCACTCGACACTGGCGATGAGCAGATGAAAGCCCTCGGTTCCATGCTGATCATCGTCGATAGCGTGCGTCAGCTACACGTTGCGGCTGAGGATGTTTTTGCATTGCTGAACCGCTTTGATTCCTCATTGGCCGACAACTATTACTATCGCAAAGCCATCAACAATATCTTTATTGCAATGGCTGGTCATTCTCAAAGCCGCGATTTCTATCAACTACTGACTGACAACCAAAGTTACATCGATACTTTGTCCAATTTCATCACGACAAACCGCTGGGCAATTGGCACCGACAACGAATTTCTTCTTGGCAACGCTGCGCGCGAACTAGCCCGTTTGATCCAAACACAAGACAGCGCGTTGAAAACTAAAATGACGCAGACACTGAGTAATTTGCTGCAACAATTCCCATTAGGTGGAGACTCGGATCGTATTTGGGTCGGTATTGCCGAAATGGTCAACGCGTATGCGCCGGATTTGGCTGAACAGCTCAGTCTACAAGATGCCAAGGCGAGACTGCGTCAACGTGTCATCACGTTTACTCACCACTGCCAAGGACCTGCACAAATACTGGCTCAGTCCATGACATTAGAACAAGCAGAGCAGGTTTGTCGCACATTAAACGACAAAGAGGCTGATTTCCACGCGGTGGCAAAAACCAACAAAGTGCCAGTACCAGACGATAACAGCAGTAAAGTCGATGTTATCGTCTTTAAAACTAAGGACGATTACAGTACTTATTCTTCCTTTCTGTTTGGCAACTCGACCAACAACGGAGGACAGTTTCTGGAGCGAGACCCTGCTCAAGTGGGAAATATTCCCCGATTCGTTGCCTATCAAAATGGCTGGGATGACGACTTTTCGATTTTGAATCTTGAGCACGAATATGTGCACTATCTCGATGGACGCTTCAACCAGTACGGTGATTTCCATACCACCATGCGTGAAGGACACATTGTTTGGTGGCTAGAAGGCTTTGCCGAATACATGTACTACAAAGAAGGCTATCAAGCGGCGCTCGTTCTAGGTAAAGAGAAAACTCATACCCTGAGCGAAGTTTTTTCAACCAGTTACAACGATGGGGTGAATCGCATTTATCGCTGGGGCTATTTGGGTGTACGCTTTTTGTTTGAAAAACATCCTGAGGCCGTTGAACAACTATTAAGTTATTCACGCCAAGGTGAATATAAGCAGTGGGTGGCCTATCTCAAGCAGATCGGTCCTATTTATGACGAGGAATTTTCTTCGTGGCTTGATGAGGTGGGCAAAGATATCGACGATACTGTCACTCCGCCAAGCAAAGTGGAGAAGCCTCTGGAGCTTATCATCAATACCCCATTTGCAATCGCTGGCGTACAGTACTCAGAAAAATTGTTCTATGTTGACGTAGCGGCAAACACGCGCGAGTTAACATTCACGATCCAAGGCAGTGGCGATGCTGATCTATACGCCTGCTTCGACAAAGTATGTCATTACTACGATCATCAATGGAGCAACTATGCTCACGGCAGCGATGAAACGATCCAAATTGACAAAGAGTCTGACGGCTACGTCAAAGCGGGGCGCTATTATCTCAGCATCAGCGGCCGTGAAGCGTTTGACGTTCATGTGAGTGCCATCACCCACTAG
- a CDS encoding L-lactate MFS transporter, which yields MSKMDKAKRILLAGFCINLCLGILYAWSVFNKALVTDFGWSAADASSPYAIATITFSVCLLVAGILQDRMGPRKILILGTTLTGLGMIASGFASSVLMLNITFGIITGAGIGFGYACLSPSAMKWFHASKKGLVNGLIAAGFGLAAIYLAPLTSYLIGQLGIQTSFMILGAGVLAIAVPLACTINNPPSGYVPEEPKVKQGQAPKTVKTAANISWKGMLKTPQFYALWIMYAFAASVGLMIIGNITNIASVQANLPNAVYLASILAIFNSGGRVAAGILSDKIGGVRTLLLAFVLQGINMVLFATFDSELTLIIGTAIAAVGYGTLLAVFPSITAEYYGLKNYGTNYGVLYTSWGIGGAIGAAVVGYSMTHGGGYGLAYTISSVMMAVCIVLAFITKPVSEAKAAELQASA from the coding sequence ATGAGCAAGATGGATAAAGCTAAGCGTATTCTGCTAGCGGGATTCTGTATCAACCTTTGTCTCGGCATCTTGTATGCCTGGAGCGTCTTCAACAAAGCCCTTGTCACCGATTTTGGTTGGAGCGCCGCAGACGCGTCTTCTCCTTATGCAATTGCAACCATCACCTTCTCTGTTTGTCTTTTGGTTGCTGGCATTCTGCAAGATCGCATGGGCCCACGTAAGATACTGATTTTAGGTACAACTTTGACCGGCCTTGGCATGATTGCTTCCGGTTTTGCTTCTTCCGTTTTGATGCTCAACATCACCTTTGGCATCATTACCGGTGCGGGTATCGGTTTTGGCTACGCGTGCCTTTCTCCATCGGCGATGAAATGGTTCCATGCATCGAAGAAAGGTCTGGTGAATGGCCTTATCGCGGCCGGTTTCGGTCTGGCAGCGATTTATCTAGCGCCGCTGACTTCTTACCTGATTGGCCAGCTCGGTATTCAAACCAGCTTTATGATTTTGGGAGCTGGCGTCTTAGCTATTGCGGTACCACTTGCCTGTACTATCAACAACCCACCAAGCGGTTATGTCCCTGAAGAACCCAAAGTAAAGCAAGGCCAAGCGCCAAAAACGGTGAAAACAGCGGCCAATATCAGTTGGAAAGGCATGCTTAAAACGCCACAGTTTTACGCTCTTTGGATCATGTATGCATTTGCGGCGTCTGTCGGTTTGATGATCATCGGTAACATCACCAATATCGCCAGTGTGCAAGCCAATCTGCCTAATGCCGTTTACCTTGCTTCGATTCTGGCGATTTTCAACTCAGGTGGTCGAGTGGCTGCGGGGATCTTATCCGACAAAATTGGTGGTGTTCGCACCCTATTACTCGCGTTTGTGCTGCAAGGCATCAACATGGTGCTCTTCGCTACGTTCGACTCAGAGCTCACACTGATCATCGGCACAGCCATTGCCGCGGTAGGCTATGGCACTTTGCTTGCTGTGTTCCCTTCCATCACGGCTGAGTATTATGGCCTGAAAAACTACGGCACCAACTATGGCGTGCTTTACACCTCGTGGGGCATTGGCGGCGCTATCGGCGCAGCGGTTGTCGGCTACTCAATGACTCATGGCGGCGGTTATGGCTTGGCTTACACTATTTCTTCCGTGATGATGGCCGTATGTATTGTTCTGGCTTTCATTACCAAGCCAGTGAGCGAAGCAAAAGCGGCAGAGTTACAGGCCAGCGCATAA